One Rubripirellula reticaptiva genomic region harbors:
- the rpmI gene encoding 50S ribosomal protein L35, whose product MTKAKAKTKVKTHKGTKKRFRLSAKGKAMHRSSGTSHLAQALSSKRRRNLRGTTSVHECMERTIHAALAGNSY is encoded by the coding sequence ATGACCAAGGCTAAAGCGAAAACCAAAGTTAAGACCCACAAGGGCACCAAGAAGCGTTTCCGTTTGAGCGCCAAGGGTAAAGCGATGCACCGCAGCAGCGGCACGAGCCACTTGGCTCAAGCCCTCAGCAGCAAGCGTCGCCGTAACCTGCGTGGAACCACCAGTGTCCACGAGTGCATGGAACGAACGATTCACGCTGCACTGGCTGGCAACAGCTACTAG
- a CDS encoding CPBP family intramembrane glutamic endopeptidase translates to MEDPPIALIMLNLMVLTAMAYSFIQWTRLLIVHRSDLRSLPSVMVPAQKRERPFWHPGDALLMFGSTQVIAGVTVAILLLAGIVTRADDENTAKGTMTLIAATLAAGMVAALITLAWLRVRDRNAIDKLSLRLSDADGVLGLKASVMILPPVLVMSALASLLVKYDHPVLTSMSGLNDPLKFSLIFIGTAIITPFVEELMFRVLLQGGLERLLDPVVDPVTGWQPKSYAPIFITSIVFASMHIGQGAAPIPLFFLSLGLGYLYRQTGNITAPMVVHMVLNGTTITMEGFRVMTS, encoded by the coding sequence GTGGAAGACCCGCCCATCGCATTGATCATGCTGAATCTGATGGTGCTGACCGCGATGGCGTACAGTTTTATCCAGTGGACGAGGCTGCTAATCGTCCACCGCAGCGATCTGCGTTCGTTGCCGTCGGTGATGGTACCCGCACAGAAACGCGAGCGACCGTTCTGGCATCCGGGCGATGCTCTTTTGATGTTCGGTTCGACGCAAGTGATCGCAGGCGTCACTGTCGCCATCTTGTTGCTAGCCGGCATCGTGACACGCGCCGACGATGAAAACACAGCGAAGGGAACGATGACCCTGATCGCGGCAACGCTGGCCGCTGGCATGGTCGCAGCCTTGATCACGCTGGCATGGCTGCGAGTTCGTGATCGCAATGCGATCGACAAACTGTCTCTACGGCTGAGCGATGCCGACGGCGTGTTGGGTTTAAAAGCATCCGTGATGATCTTGCCACCGGTGCTGGTGATGTCGGCACTGGCGTCACTGTTGGTCAAGTACGATCACCCCGTGCTGACGTCGATGAGCGGGCTCAACGACCCGCTAAAGTTTTCGCTGATCTTCATCGGCACAGCGATCATCACGCCGTTTGTTGAAGAGCTGATGTTTCGAGTGCTGCTGCAAGGCGGCCTGGAACGATTGCTCGATCCGGTCGTCGACCCCGTGACCGGATGGCAACCGAAATCGTATGCGCCGATTTTCATCACCAGCATCGTTTTCGCGTCGATGCACATCGGGCAAGGCGCGGCGCCGATTCCGCTGTTCTTCTTGTCCCTGGGACTTGGCTATCTGTATCGCCAAACCGGCAACATCACCGCACCGATGGTCGTCCACATGGTTCTCAATGGAACCACGATCACGATGGAAGGCTTTCGAGTGATGACTTCGTAA
- the rimO gene encoding 30S ribosomal protein S12 methylthiotransferase RimO, with protein sequence MQLPIVSESAVSSSKQPAESTDGVRGRYAVVSLGCPKNLVDTEQMLGRLDEEGYAMVESVDTADFVVINTCGFIDSARAESYGAIDEMLALKKAGKLKNVVVTGCLAERQQGKLLEDRPEIDAMIGVFGRNEIVSVIDRLQSGIEEQEKVFRPAPIRPLSDAVRRAVTPRHFAYLKISEGCDRLCTFCAIPKMRGKHYSKPIEQVIDEAKRLGESGVREVVIVAQDTTYYGKDLYGEPRLNELLIELDKIESIDWIRLMYFYPMYIDDALIDTLANAKRILPYIDMPLQHASDTMLKRMSRKTTRASQEEILAKLRDRIPNLIMRTTLITGFPGETEDDIDQLCDFVATQKFEHLGVFTYSIEEDTPAAKLPNRVPAEVAQARYDRVMEVQQKVAFEWINSRIGTVETVIIDSPLPDQEGVWIGRTRGESPDIDGIVYVSGVDPDDPLEIGDMIDCEIVASDGYDLVAAPL encoded by the coding sequence ATGCAGCTCCCGATCGTTTCCGAAAGCGCCGTTTCTTCGTCCAAGCAGCCCGCCGAGTCTACCGACGGAGTGCGTGGCCGCTATGCGGTCGTTTCACTTGGTTGCCCCAAGAACTTAGTCGACACCGAACAGATGCTCGGCCGACTCGACGAAGAGGGCTACGCGATGGTCGAGTCCGTCGACACGGCGGACTTTGTCGTCATCAACACCTGTGGATTCATTGACTCGGCACGGGCCGAATCGTACGGCGCAATCGACGAGATGCTGGCACTGAAAAAAGCCGGCAAGCTGAAGAACGTCGTCGTGACGGGATGTCTGGCCGAACGCCAACAGGGAAAACTGCTAGAAGACCGCCCCGAAATTGACGCGATGATCGGCGTGTTCGGCCGAAACGAAATCGTCTCGGTCATCGATCGACTGCAGTCGGGCATCGAAGAACAAGAAAAGGTTTTCCGCCCCGCGCCGATTCGTCCTTTGTCCGACGCAGTCCGCCGCGCGGTGACGCCACGGCACTTTGCGTACTTGAAAATTAGCGAAGGCTGCGACCGGCTGTGTACGTTTTGCGCGATCCCCAAAATGCGTGGCAAGCACTACAGCAAGCCAATCGAACAGGTCATCGACGAAGCCAAACGGTTGGGCGAAAGCGGTGTACGCGAAGTCGTCATCGTGGCTCAGGACACGACCTACTACGGCAAAGATCTGTATGGCGAACCGCGACTGAACGAACTGCTGATCGAGTTGGACAAGATCGAATCGATCGACTGGATCCGCTTGATGTACTTCTATCCGATGTACATCGACGACGCACTGATTGACACACTTGCCAATGCCAAGCGGATCCTGCCGTACATCGACATGCCGCTGCAACACGCATCCGACACGATGCTGAAGCGGATGTCGCGGAAGACGACTCGCGCGTCCCAAGAAGAGATCCTGGCGAAGCTGCGCGATCGGATTCCGAACCTGATCATGCGAACGACTTTGATCACAGGCTTCCCCGGCGAAACCGAAGACGACATCGACCAACTATGCGACTTTGTGGCCACCCAAAAGTTCGAACACTTGGGCGTATTTACGTACAGCATCGAAGAAGACACGCCAGCGGCGAAGTTGCCCAACCGCGTGCCAGCCGAAGTCGCCCAAGCGCGTTACGACCGAGTCATGGAAGTGCAACAGAAGGTCGCATTTGAATGGATCAACAGCCGCATCGGAACCGTCGAAACGGTGATCATCGATTCGCCGCTGCCGGACCAGGAAGGCGTTTGGATCGGACGGACTCGAGGTGAGTCGCCGGACATCGACGGGATCGTCTACGTTTCTGGCGTTGACCCGGATGACCCGCTGGAGATCGGCGACATGATCGATTGCGAAATCGTTGCGTCGGACGGGTACGACCTGGTGGCCGCGCCACTTTAA
- the guaB gene encoding IMP dehydrogenase produces MSDDKIGPLGVTFDDVLLLPRYSEAVPSEVDVRSQLTERIKLQIPLISSPMDTVTEAEMAIALAKEGGLGVIHKNLTTDDQVEEVTKVKRSANGIIFEPLTLSPDVPVRRAVELMDTANVSGIPIVHDDQTLVGILTRRDLRFLEDPNLPISEVMTRDNLVTAVGNVTLEEAEKILTGKRVEKLLLVDEDRKLTGLITIRDIDMMKRFPRACKDPQGRLRVGAAIGVGDFERAEKLIRQGVDVLTVDSAHGHSKNVIETVREIKNQRAWDIDVIAGNIATAEGAEALLEAGADAIKVGIGPGSICTTRVISGVGVPQISAILNAVKVAEKRGKPVIADGGIRFSGDITKAIAAGASTVMIGSLFAGLTESPGKMILYQGRTFKSYRGMGSMGAMVKGSSDRYRQKGTEAGKLVPEGVEGRVPFKGPLSDYVYQLVGGLRAGMGYIGTRTIQELRTDARFIRVSAATVRENHPHDIAITQEAPNYSPDTGSSDSN; encoded by the coding sequence ATGTCGGACGACAAAATTGGACCTCTCGGTGTCACCTTTGATGATGTCCTTTTGCTGCCACGGTATAGCGAAGCAGTGCCCAGTGAGGTCGACGTTCGCAGCCAGTTGACCGAGCGCATCAAGTTGCAAATCCCGCTGATCTCGTCGCCTATGGACACGGTGACCGAAGCCGAGATGGCGATCGCGCTTGCGAAGGAAGGCGGTCTGGGGGTTATCCACAAGAACCTCACCACCGACGATCAGGTGGAAGAGGTTACTAAGGTCAAGCGATCTGCCAACGGGATCATCTTTGAACCGCTGACCCTATCGCCCGACGTCCCGGTTCGCCGCGCGGTCGAGCTGATGGACACCGCAAACGTGTCTGGCATCCCGATTGTTCACGATGACCAGACGTTGGTGGGGATTCTGACCCGCCGAGACCTACGCTTCCTAGAGGACCCAAATCTCCCAATCAGCGAGGTCATGACTCGTGATAATTTGGTGACAGCAGTAGGGAATGTAACGCTTGAGGAAGCTGAGAAGATTTTAACGGGAAAAAGGGTCGAGAAACTTCTGCTGGTTGACGAAGATAGAAAACTAACGGGACTTATTACGATCCGCGACATCGACATGATGAAGCGGTTCCCGCGTGCTTGCAAAGATCCGCAGGGTCGATTGCGAGTCGGAGCGGCGATTGGCGTTGGCGACTTTGAACGGGCAGAGAAGCTCATTCGACAAGGCGTGGACGTGCTAACCGTCGATTCGGCTCACGGTCATAGCAAGAACGTGATTGAGACCGTGCGAGAGATTAAGAATCAAAGAGCCTGGGATATCGACGTCATCGCGGGAAACATCGCGACGGCGGAGGGGGCGGAGGCCCTGTTGGAAGCAGGTGCGGACGCGATCAAGGTCGGAATCGGCCCCGGATCGATCTGCACGACTCGAGTGATCAGTGGCGTCGGCGTGCCTCAGATTTCGGCGATTCTTAATGCAGTCAAAGTAGCAGAGAAGAGAGGGAAGCCTGTTATCGCGGACGGAGGGATTCGTTTCAGCGGTGACATTACTAAAGCGATCGCGGCCGGCGCGAGCACGGTGATGATCGGCAGCCTGTTCGCAGGTCTGACCGAAAGTCCCGGCAAGATGATTTTGTACCAAGGACGAACATTCAAGTCGTACCGAGGGATGGGATCGATGGGCGCGATGGTGAAGGGAAGCAGCGATCGGTACAGGCAAAAAGGCACCGAGGCGGGGAAATTGGTCCCCGAAGGTGTCGAAGGCCGAGTGCCGTTCAAAGGTCCGCTTAGCGATTATGTCTACCAATTGGTCGGCGGCTTGCGAGCGGGCATGGGTTACATCGGAACACGGACGATCCAAGAGCTGAGAACGGATGCACGTTTCATCCGCGTCTCGGCAGCGACGGTTAGGGAGAACCATCCACATGACATTGCCATCACGCAAGAAGCGCCGAACTACAGCCCCGACACGGGCTCGAGCGACTCGAACTAA
- the pheS gene encoding phenylalanine--tRNA ligase subunit alpha produces the protein MSLKDFLATLDQLEGEAAAAFDSATDAEALEEARVRYLGAKKGALKDVQKQMGGIDPSDRKDAGIRLNAFKANVQTAFEESQSRLGGGDSGGIDLTFDPTLPGVQPAIGHIHPITQTITHLTEIMGRMGFEAAEGPEVEDPHHNFVALNIPEDHPARDPLDNFYLSTAASLAASGSAKGIEGTQLLRSQTSTVQIRVMETQQPPIRVISLGRVYRPDAPDATHFPMFHQMEGLYVDRNVTMANLKTVLRVFATNYLGDDVEIRFRPSFFPFTEPSVEVDFFWNGTWIEFGGAGMVDPAVFEAVGYDPEVYSGFAFGLGVERLCMRRHSVTDIRDLYSGDLRFLSQF, from the coding sequence ATGTCGCTGAAGGATTTTCTTGCCACCCTCGACCAACTTGAAGGCGAGGCTGCAGCGGCATTCGATTCAGCTACCGACGCCGAGGCCCTCGAAGAGGCCCGGGTGCGGTATCTGGGTGCCAAGAAAGGTGCTCTGAAAGACGTTCAAAAACAAATGGGCGGCATCGATCCGAGTGATCGAAAAGACGCCGGCATACGATTGAACGCCTTCAAGGCAAACGTGCAAACCGCATTCGAAGAATCGCAGTCCCGACTCGGTGGCGGCGATAGCGGCGGCATCGACTTGACCTTTGACCCAACCCTGCCCGGCGTTCAGCCCGCAATCGGGCATATCCATCCGATCACGCAAACGATCACGCACCTGACGGAAATCATGGGCCGGATGGGCTTCGAAGCGGCCGAGGGCCCCGAAGTTGAAGATCCACACCATAACTTCGTCGCGCTGAACATCCCCGAAGATCACCCGGCTCGCGACCCGCTGGACAATTTCTACTTGTCAACGGCGGCATCGCTGGCGGCCAGCGGTTCGGCCAAAGGCATCGAAGGCACCCAGTTGCTGCGAAGCCAGACCAGCACGGTGCAAATCCGAGTCATGGAGACTCAGCAGCCGCCGATCCGCGTGATCTCGCTTGGCCGTGTCTACCGCCCGGACGCTCCCGACGCGACTCACTTTCCGATGTTCCATCAGATGGAAGGTCTGTACGTCGATCGCAACGTGACGATGGCCAATCTGAAGACGGTGCTGCGAGTCTTTGCGACCAACTATCTAGGCGACGACGTCGAAATCCGGTTCCGCCCGTCGTTCTTTCCGTTCACCGAGCCAAGCGTCGAAGTGGACTTTTTCTGGAACGGCACCTGGATCGAGTTCGGTGGCGCCGGAATGGTCGACCCGGCCGTCTTCGAAGCCGTCGGGTACGACCCCGAAGTGTACAGCGGGTTTGCGTTCGGCCTGGGCGTCGAACGGCTGTGCATGCGTCGTCACTCGGTCACGGATATCCGCGACCTGTACAGTGGCGACCTGCGGTTCCTGAGCCAGTTCTAG
- the rplT gene encoding 50S ribosomal protein L20 encodes MRTTTGSARNKSKKRLFKRAKGFRGGRSKLTRTVKETLLRSGVYAFRDRRVKKREFRKLWIIRLNAASRQHGLRYSEFMFGLKCAGIELDRKTLSEMAIHDEAGFKDVVDAVKKALETAPKPQHAEATA; translated from the coding sequence ATGCGTACCACGACCGGCTCAGCCAGAAACAAGAGCAAAAAGCGTCTTTTTAAGCGAGCCAAAGGCTTTCGTGGCGGCCGTAGTAAGCTGACCCGGACCGTCAAAGAAACCTTGCTTCGCAGTGGCGTGTATGCGTTTCGCGACCGTCGGGTCAAGAAGCGTGAATTCCGCAAACTCTGGATCATTCGCTTGAACGCAGCCAGCCGCCAACACGGCCTGCGTTACAGCGAATTCATGTTCGGCCTGAAGTGTGCAGGCATCGAATTGGATCGCAAGACTCTGTCAGAAATGGCGATTCACGACGAAGCAGGCTTCAAGGACGTGGTTGATGCGGTCAAGAAAGCTCTTGAAACCGCTCCGAAGCCTCAGCACGCTGAAGCCACCGCTTAA
- the pgsA gene encoding CDP-diacylglycerol--glycerol-3-phosphate 3-phosphatidyltransferase: MTTTTAMNAKPGSIYNVPNALTTVRFGLAIAVMALLPMGNMMAALVIFIIAVSTDWMDGYWARKYGQVTKLGRIFDPFVDKIIICGTFIALVEVVGSGVASWMATIIVARELLVTSLRAIIEGSGGDFSANQLGKWKMVLQCAAVIAILLSLINPDVQWIRIAGQGFLWSSIALTLYSGYVYVIAASKELSKS, translated from the coding sequence ATGACCACGACAACCGCGATGAATGCCAAGCCGGGATCCATATACAACGTACCGAATGCTCTGACGACCGTCCGTTTCGGGTTAGCGATCGCCGTGATGGCGCTGTTGCCGATGGGAAACATGATGGCGGCGCTGGTGATCTTTATCATTGCGGTGTCGACCGATTGGATGGACGGCTACTGGGCTCGCAAATACGGACAAGTCACCAAGCTGGGCCGGATCTTCGACCCCTTCGTTGACAAGATCATCATCTGCGGCACCTTCATCGCTCTGGTCGAAGTCGTGGGCTCGGGCGTAGCATCATGGATGGCTACCATCATCGTTGCCCGTGAATTGCTGGTGACCAGCTTGCGAGCGATCATCGAAGGCAGCGGCGGCGATTTTTCGGCAAACCAGCTCGGCAAGTGGAAGATGGTGCTGCAGTGCGCCGCAGTGATCGCGATCCTGTTGTCGCTGATCAATCCCGATGTCCAGTGGATACGAATCGCTGGACAGGGCTTCCTGTGGTCGTCGATCGCACTGACGCTGTATTCGGGATACGTCTACGTGATCGCGGCGTCCAAGGAGCTGAGTAAGTCATAG